The Clostridium botulinum BKT015925 genome includes the window AATTTAAAGTTAAAAATTCAAGAAAAGTTATATAATATAAATTCTTATTTTTATAAAGGAGATTATTAATTAGTATATGAAGAAGGGGTATTCTTTAATAGAAGTTTTATTTTCATTATGTATTTTGAGCATTGTTTTTATAGTAGAAATTAATATGTTGACTAAAGAAAATTTGAGATATAAAAGAAATGTAATAGAAGATAGGGAAGAATGTTATTGTACTAATGCTCTTGATTTTATTGAAAATGAAATTAATGATATTAAAAATAAACGTATTATAATAGATAAAAACTCAATAGTTTTGCAAAAATTAGATGGAGATATAAATAAAATAGATTCAATATCAAGATATAATGGAGAAGGTAAGATTAGAATACTATATGATAAAGCTCAAAATGATAGAATGGTTTGTAATGTCATAGTAGAGGGAATAAAAAAGTTTACAATATTAAAAAAGAAAAATGTTATTTTTATAAGTATTGAATCTTTGAAAGGAAGAAACTTTGAAAAATGTATTGGGCTAAGAAAAGAAAACCAGGTTTCATAATTATATTTACACTAATTGTAGTAAGTACATTAATGTTAATTATGTTATATATTTTTAGAATTCAATTAATTCGAAATAGTTATAATAACATTCAAAAAAATATTTTACTTAAGGAAGAAATTTATAGTAAAAAAAGAGAGTGTGTATTAACTAAACTAAGTCAGTATATAAAGTCAAATATAAAAGAAGATATGTCTGATAGTAGTTTAAATAGTATATTGTATAAAATAAATGAAAATCATATAAAATTTCAAGATGTTTTTGTAAAGTTTGATAATGTTAATAAAAATATACTTGTCTATTTTCCAAATAAAAAAGGTACATTAAGGTGTGAGGCTTATTTGTGTAGTATAGATATGGAATCAAATAAATTAGAGATTAATCTTATTAGTATACAATATGTTGATGAGGTGATATATAAATGTTGAATAAAAATATTTTATTAAAAGTGTCTAAAGAAAGTATACAATTAGATAATAAGTTTAATAGTAGATTTTTTAGTAAAGATATATTTAAAGATATTAGTAAACTTAAGATAAAGAACAAAAATATTTATGTAGTTATTGAGGGAGAAGAAGTTCATATAAAACTTTTGAAGGTGCCTAAAGTTACTAAATGGAACTTAAATTATTTAATTAAAAATGAGTTGATTTTTTTATATGGAAAAAAGGCTGATAATATATTTTATACTTATACTATATGGGCTGAGGATGAGGAAGAAAGAGAAGTATTAGTGTTTTGTGTAATTTCAAATAAATTAAATTCTATAGAGAATGTTATTAAAAATAATAAACTAAAGAGTGTAAAGCTTATTCAATTTACTATAATAAATTATCTAAAAAACAAAGTAAATGATAAAGATTATATAGTTATTTTTAAAGATGAAGATAAAATATATTTTTTAGGAATAAGTAATGAAAAATTAATAGCTAATAGAATAATAGAAAACAATATTGAGGATGAGTTCTTAATAGATATATTTAATTATACTATATCTAAAATGAAAACATTTAATATAACAGCTAATAATGTTTATGGAATAAATTTTAATAAAACAGATGTTATAAAATATATTGAACATAATTCATATAAGTATGTTAATCTACAAAATATAAGTAAAAATAAAATAATAGAATGTTTTTCTATAAAAAGGAAGTAAGATTATGAATGAACCTAATTTTTTACCTCTATGGTATAGAAAGAAAATGAAGAAGAGCAGTGAAATCAAATTTAAAATAACAATAATTGTATTAATAAGTTGTATAGGGATTAGTGGTATTAGATTTTTTAAAGAGAAAAAAAGTCTAATTAATGTAAATAATAAAATAGAGAATATTAATTTAAAGTTTAAAAAAGAGAAAGAGACACAAGATAATAATATAAAAAATAGATTATGTACAATAAATGTTTATACACAAATGAAACAAGAATTATTTCAAAAATTTAAGATAGATGATATATTTATAAAAAAAAATAAAGTGTTAGTTAAAAAAGTAGTTGATAATATACTAGATGCAACTAATCTATTAGAGTATATAGAAAAGAATAAAAATTATAATATAAGGCATGTGGATATAGAAAACATAGAAGGAGATAAAATTTTACTAAAACTAGATTTAAAGGTAGGTAAATATGAGTAAAAAGATAAAGCTTAATTTTATTATTATAGGTATGATTATAGCATTAATATTAATTTCTATATTAAATATTAAACAAAATAAGATTTTACTAAATAATAAAGAAAAGCTTATTAAGATGTCATCAGAACAATATTTTAATAATAAGATTGATTATAAAAAAGAAACTTATTCATACATTATAAATCAAATACAAAAATATGAATGTATAAAAATAAAAAAAGTAATTAATAATAATTATGATAAAGTAGTTACTATGAATTTAGAATTTCATGGAGAACAGGAAAAATTAGATGAATTTATAGAAGCTATAAAAGTTCAAAAAAATTTGTATGAAATAAAAGATATTCAAATAAAATCAGAAGATACTAAAATATATAGGGGAAATATTACTATAAATTTTGCTGTGTGACATGTATAATTAAATTATAGATAAAATTGATACATAATATAAATCTATTTGCAAATATTCGCAAGTTTTGATAAAATATCATTGGTTAGAATTGAGTCCTAAAATATATTATTAAAATTTAATAATTGTTAATAATATGATATTAATATGAATTTTAGGGTTATAATAAAAATTTATAATAGATTAGTGGAGGGATACATAAATGATTTCAGCTGGAGATATAAGAAAAGGTACTACTTTTGAACTAGATGGACAAGTGTTTACTGTAATTGAATTTTTACATGTTAAACCAGGTAAAGGAGCTGCCTTTGTAAGAACAAAGCTTAGAAATGTAATCAGTGGAGGAGTAACTGAAACTACATTTAACCCAACAGCTAAACTTCAAGAAGCTGTTATTGAAAGAAAAGAAATGCAATACTTATATAGTGATGGGGAACTATACTACTTCATGGATCAAGAGACATTTGAACAAATTCCTTTAAACTTTGAACAAGTAGAAAATGCAATCAAATATTTAAAAGAAAATATGTATGCAGTTATAAAATTCTATAAAGGAAGTGCATTCTCAGTTGAAGCACCTAACTTTGTAGAATTACAAATTATCGAATGTGAACCAGGAATCAAAGGAAATACAGCAACTAATGCAATGAAACCTGCTAAATTAGAAACAGGAGCTGTTGTTGGAGTTCCACTATTCGTTAATGAAGGTGAAACAATCAGAGTAGATACTAGAACTGGCGAATACATGGAAAGAGTATAAAACTACCCTAAAGGGAGTGGTAAAATGAATCCTCTTATGTCAAAGGTACTTTCTTTAAAAGAAAATATAGATAAACTAAATTTAGGGGAAGATACAAAAAATAAAATATTGTTCGATGTTAGCGATATTTTATGCGATATGACACAAAAAATCCATGACATGGAAGAAAGATTATCGGAAATGGATGAATATGTTACAGTACTTGATGAAAATCTAGGAAATGTAGAAGAGGAAGTTTATGGATTTGAGGAAGAAGAAGAAGAATTTCATAGTGAAGATTATATTGACGTAGTTTGTGATAAATGTCACGAAGTTCTAGCTATTGAAAAACAATTCATAGATAATGAAGATAAGATGATTTGTCCTAATTGTCAAAATTCCATAAATTTAAAATAATATTTAATGAGAAATAAAGAATATCAATGTGATATTCTTTATTTTTTTTATTTTTTGGAATAATTATTAGGTTACATAAATAAAAATTTAATAAGATATTAGTTTGATTGAAAGATAAAAAGATATTTATAATACTTAATAAAATATTAAACAAGAAAGGAGGATATATTATGAGTACAAAAGATGTACTTTACATTTTACCTAAAGAACTACGATCTAAATTAGAAAGTATTAAAAGTGTAGATAAATTGCAAGAAATAAGAATAAAGATTAATAAGAAATTAATTGTATATATAGGGAATATAGAAATTATTTTAGATTATTTAGTAAAGAAGGAAGATATAAAAGTAATATTACAAAGAATAAGTAATTACTCTATATATGCTTTTGAAGAAGAAATTAAACAGGGATATATTACTATAAAAGGTGGTCACAGAGTAGGAATTTGTGGTTCATGTGTAATAGAAAATGAAAAAGTTAAAACGATAAAAAATATAGCTTCATTAAACATAAGAATTTGTAGAGAAGTTATAGGATGTTCAAATAATATAATGCCATATATATTAAATAACTCTAGGGTATTTAATACTATTATCATATCTCCACCTAAATGTGGAAAAACAACTTTAATAAGAGATATAAGTAGAAATTTATCTGATGCTAAGAAAAAGATATGTATAGTTGATGAAAGAAGTGAAGTAGGGGCTTGTTTTGAAGGAGTACCACAAATGAATGTAGGGCTTAGAACAGATGTATTTGATAATTGTGTTAAAAGTGAAGGAATAATAATGGCAATAAGAAGCATGGCCCCTGAAATTATAGTTTGCGATGAAATAGGAACATATAAAGATATGGAAAGTATAATAATGGCTATGAATTCAGGAGTTAATCTGATTACAACTATTCATGGGTTTGGAATAGAAGATTTATATAGAAGACCAGTTTTTAAAGAAATTTTAGAAAATAAAGTTTTTCAAAGAGCTGTGGTATTAAGTTCTATAAATGGAGTTGGAACAGTAGAATATATATATGATTTTAATAAAAAAGGTAAACTCTGGGGGGAATAATATGTATTTAAAAATACTAGGATGTGCTTTAGTTTTAATATCATCATCTCTTTTAGGGTTTATATATGGACAAAATCTAAAAAAAAGATTTTTTCAATTAAAAGAAGTTGAACAAGCTTTATATCAATTAAAAAATGAAATGTTATATTCTCACAACTCATTACCGGATATTTTTAATAATGTTAGTGAAAAATGTGATAAACCTATATGTGATATTTTTAAAGAAATTTCAAAGCTTTTATATAATCAAGAAGTAGAAAGTGTACATGAAGCTTTTAAAAAGTCATTAATAAATCATAGCTTAAAATTAAATCTTAAAAAATATGATATAGATATAATATTAAATTTATCAAAATCATTAGGAGAATCAGATATAGATGGACAACAAAGTATGTTAACTCTTACATTGCGTAATATAAATAGCCAACTTGATAGTGCAGAGAAAGTAATGCAAAAAAATATAAAGATGTATAGATACTTGGGATTTTCCCTTGGAGCTATATTAGTAATTATGATGTTATAGGGGGGAGAAGTTTGTTGGATGTGAGCTTGATTTTTAAAATTGCAGCTGTAAGTATACTTATAATTATTCTTGATAAAATATTAGAAAGCACAGGAAAAAAAGATTATGCAGTAATAGCAAATTTAGCTGGAATAATTATTGTTTTAATGATGGTAATAAATTTAATAAATAAATTATTTAGTACTGTAAAAACAATGTTTCAATTTTAGGAGGCACATATGGAAATAGTAAAAATAGTTGCATTTGCCTTTATTACATTATTTATAGTTCTTATGTTTAAGAATAGAAGCGATGAATTTGTAATACATATTAGTATAGCTGCAGGAATAATAATATTTCTATTTATGATAGATAAAATTACAGCTGTTATGCAGTTACTTCAACAGTTAGCACTTAAAGCAAATATAGATTTTATATATTTAAATGTAGTTTTTAAAATACTTGGAATTGCATATTTAGCTTCATTTTGTAGTGAGATATGTAAAGATGCTGGACAAGGAAGTATAGCTTCTAAAGTAGAATTTGCTGGGAAAATATTAATATTAGTTTTAGCAATTCCTATATTAATGGCAGTATTACAGGGAATTGTGAGAATTATTTAAAAATAGAGGAGTAAACATTATGAAAAAGTTATTATTTGTAATTATCATGTTTTTGATGATTCCTCTTAATGTACAAGCACAAACATTAACTAATAAAGGAACACCAGATTTAAATAAGGAACAAAGTATGCAAGTAGAAAGCCTGTATGATTATATGAGTAATATAAAAACAAAATATGAGATGTTAAATGATGTT containing:
- a CDS encoding cleavage protein, producing MKKGYSLIEVLFSLCILSIVFIVEINMLTKENLRYKRNVIEDREECYCTNALDFIENEINDIKNKRIIIDKNSIVLQKLDGDINKIDSISRYNGEGKIRILYDKAQNDRMVCNVIVEGIKKFTILKKKNVIFISIESLKGRNFEKCIGLRKENQVS
- the efp gene encoding elongation factor P; amino-acid sequence: MISAGDIRKGTTFELDGQVFTVIEFLHVKPGKGAAFVRTKLRNVISGGVTETTFNPTAKLQEAVIERKEMQYLYSDGELYYFMDQETFEQIPLNFEQVENAIKYLKENMYAVIKFYKGSAFSVEAPNFVELQIIECEPGIKGNTATNAMKPAKLETGAVVGVPLFVNEGETIRVDTRTGEYMERV
- a CDS encoding CD1247 N-terminal domain-containing protein, with product MNPLMSKVLSLKENIDKLNLGEDTKNKILFDVSDILCDMTQKIHDMEERLSEMDEYVTVLDENLGNVEEEVYGFEEEEEEFHSEDYIDVVCDKCHEVLAIEKQFIDNEDKMICPNCQNSINLK
- the spoIIIAA gene encoding stage III sporulation protein AA → MSTKDVLYILPKELRSKLESIKSVDKLQEIRIKINKKLIVYIGNIEIILDYLVKKEDIKVILQRISNYSIYAFEEEIKQGYITIKGGHRVGICGSCVIENEKVKTIKNIASLNIRICREVIGCSNNIMPYILNNSRVFNTIIISPPKCGKTTLIRDISRNLSDAKKKICIVDERSEVGACFEGVPQMNVGLRTDVFDNCVKSEGIIMAIRSMAPEIIVCDEIGTYKDMESIIMAMNSGVNLITTIHGFGIEDLYRRPVFKEILENKVFQRAVVLSSINGVGTVEYIYDFNKKGKLWGE
- the spoIIIAB gene encoding stage III sporulation protein SpoIIIAB; protein product: MYLKILGCALVLISSSLLGFIYGQNLKKRFFQLKEVEQALYQLKNEMLYSHNSLPDIFNNVSEKCDKPICDIFKEISKLLYNQEVESVHEAFKKSLINHSLKLNLKKYDIDIILNLSKSLGESDIDGQQSMLTLTLRNINSQLDSAEKVMQKNIKMYRYLGFSLGAILVIMML
- the spoIIIAC gene encoding stage III sporulation protein AC encodes the protein MLDVSLIFKIAAVSILIIILDKILESTGKKDYAVIANLAGIIIVLMMVINLINKLFSTVKTMFQF
- the spoIIIAD gene encoding stage III sporulation protein AD, which codes for MEIVKIVAFAFITLFIVLMFKNRSDEFVIHISIAAGIIIFLFMIDKITAVMQLLQQLALKANIDFIYLNVVFKILGIAYLASFCSEICKDAGQGSIASKVEFAGKILILVLAIPILMAVLQGIVRII